The following are encoded together in the Tribolium castaneum strain GA2 chromosome 3, icTriCast1.1, whole genome shotgun sequence genome:
- the Atg2 gene encoding autophagy-related protein 2 homolog B isoform X1, with the protein MPWYKNIIPESVQKKCYVYLIQRYLGQYFEEKLDPSQLSVDLYNGTCVLKDIRLDVEALNELSEKQNWPLEFVDGSIEKLFISVPWSSLLKESSTIEVTSLRITMQPKQRNESEIITATSMFESMWTSMTSSLHLAEECAKQGFASSPNSAQTYEGLEVFAQTIDSILSRIKVTFINSVFQLEHLPKGSPMGVGVVINVDLIMYADESSNDPPKEEATDLTKQDDKKAYLEQSYTARLTRLEGISISTVEFSSNARTVSQSVISESNYSDKDDSFATILEGDGEKGPQSGNQDQYSSSDERNVIMFGKFGGKVEVVVRLKRTEDLEGPKVSIEMDTGPLLLFLSPRQLHLLIELVKGLLSPDLEDHSNVLTTKFVGKPMSSADYERIEKDLQQQLTNPGPSFPIHGVPGGHGWATGALDGSDIDENFMPVGKCSGGLYESAMSGASMESSMSSSMISSYTDITNRARRKLNKIDTDPTAEISRFEIHVASLAVLLLHEDLLTESLGAKCCLVASSVKQMQATVAKFFTNSLLVFSAKDFKSLNVALDQACQLNHLRLLASPLHLEGDEKTTSSAFSVTGYLEATNLELSECLYQSNNDNVEHVPLITFSEVKPNQFESPVTAKPSLKLMFKYLVKTTKNSAKAGPKTDFSFVLNKCVLELDVTLIDRISALLNPQPICVVAKPTNPWANNVTTHLINDSNDSKFDIRVTSPAMTVKLRFPIPDFRPPHDMNKTPWWKRHVRPDFLSLVLAGATFQTSFQINQTVQDYTLECRSLNILYQEDANGDVIPIAKAGYEDKPMSSLQDVLTECKLNIKIFPAKRLSLEEPSQPTQEPISTSIVGLLENRKPNGPFSAKRVIHESDTPHHKYQSDDSKELLVPGDKSEINEFIKTTTLSARVRIDVSLPIVSMQLISKRLYETIYNRINNDLLLWEPSAPKPKPTRPAYDNINYGPFGNIEMEGQEVFTLCKSGIQYDSESESDDENEEDTNIFYSTYGSKMKISQKQIVSESKEESYLTMNLQIGRGLLCMCTPVRDATSNHVIPNQQGEFLINIEDATIFLVNGYMGDSNLGFTCLELHNAQLYHCDMISTPSHSPPLKDIGATPGKHLYPTIYSSEPGMLANSKDRGGTREMVTLCVKIQASHETHHVKNVSIAAGFNKVTLRHRMCNEPNSWVSQLTDFFNVTDYPIPGYHAKEILTELFLHFWDSAIDYRPKYLPLRSAITLGNFSISSHLSAEVNTSTLRFIAEECGLFLSQKGVKKTVLPYTGPVDLKRDYVNVIDLGLFEISLKTSDKKNFDTPHFDLRASNNIIHIRTCADSARALTQLIKYLANYGDLVPPEDSTSSGSAFSSPRHLPEQELVSVEPQEIANLSESQHQQIHDLIQDALEDVDQNTNQAKSDLYTYNGTKMFYFPDEKNPDSGKPLPQVTTELGQVPFQPNIIESDDEFCFIDEEPGYNIFPKNGVPEIKWLTDDPVRIVDNHFAVPSEKCDPLKTPKNFPTPTRKYTLCEMSIVWYMYGGNDFGPLDKEKKKTVNFSDMKIKDSVSFSALQKDKVVIESEKIRKKSWLTKGGPNRDHNVLMELQLNKIRFQHEVYPDSSSKASRQVLIVAEIEMRDRLKSSQLNKFLYQYISQVRPKQSNANMLVIKTLHIRPDPQLRSQECCLKVSILPLRFNIDQDALQFLISFFCELGSDMKDDDLQVNSKHNTPVHQPPVMTVGEDSEEKLKEEAKKIVDENLLILLEENKNEEKPTEESQLSTSSGSEDSPVYFRKVIFSPDVPIRLDYHGKHFDLRTHGPLQGLLMGLAQLNCSELRLKRISHRHGLLGFEKLMMFLIKEWVNDIKKNQIPSLLVGVGPMYSFVQLFQGIRDLFCLPFEQYKKDGRFFRGLHRGANSFTTSTAIAALELTTRLIQLIQITAETAFDMLTPGPSVKINPKTKVRRKRYSQPKDIREGVTNAYKLVKEGIEETADNILQVASHEHEQKGYSGAVGGVIRQIPPTIIKPIIIASEATNNVLGGMRCQLVPDARKEANEKWRNEDTYDSYE; encoded by the exons TGTAGATTT AATTATGTACGCGGACGAATCGTCTAATGATCCTCCCAAGGAGGAGGCCACAGATCTTACAAAACAAGACGATAAAAAAGCATACCTTGAACAGTCATACACTGCTCGATTAACCCGATTGGAGGGTATTTCAATATCGACGGTAGAATTCTCAAGTAATGCTCGAACAGTCTCGCAAAGCGTTATATCAGAGTCAAATTATTCCGATAAGGACGATTCTTTTGCCACTATCCTCGAGGGTGACGGTGAAAAAGGCCCCCAATCAGGTAACCAAGATCAATACAGCTCGAGTGACGAACGCAACGTGATCATGTTCGGCAAATTCGGTGGTAAAGTCGAG GTCGTAGTGCGTCTGAAACGAACCGAAGATTTAGAAGGACCGAAGGTCTCAATCGAAATGGATACGGGTCCCTTACTCCTTTTTCTCTCCCCACGACAATTACACCTACTTATAGAACTAGTTAAAGGGTTGTTAAGCCCGGATTTGGAGGACCACAG taatgtaCTTACGACAAAATTTGTCGGTAAACCAATGTCTAGCGCTGATTACGAACGGATTGAGAAAGACCTCCAGCAACAGTTGACCAATCCGGGCCCGAGTTTCCCGATCCATGGGGTTCCGGGCGGCCACGGATGGGCAACCGGAGCTTTGGACGGAAGCGACATCGATGAAAATTTTATGCCTGTAGGGAAATGTTCCGGGGGGTTGTATGAGAGTGCTATGTCCGGGGCGAGTATGGAATCGAGCATGAGCTCGAGTATGATAAGTTCGTACACTGATATCACGAATCGGGCAAggagaaaat TGAATAAAATTGATACAGACCCGACGGCGGAAATCTCCCGCTTTGAGATCCACGTGGCTTCGTTGGCCGTTCTTTTGTTACACGAGGACTTACTGACTGAATCTTTGGGTGCAAAATGTTGTTTGGTGGCTTCTAGCGTAAAGCAAATGCAAGCCACTGTTGCTAAATTTTTCACGAATTCGTTACTAGTGTTTTCGGCTAAGGATTTTAAGAGTTTGAATGTGGCTCTAGACCAGGCGTGTCAGCTGAATCATTTGAG GTTGTTAGCCTCACCGTTGCACCTCGAAGGCGACGAGAAAACAACAAGTTCTGCTTTTTCGGTCACTGGTTACCTCGAAGCTACCAATTTAGAACTAAGTGAATGTCTTTATCAATCAAATAATGATAACGTAGAGCATGTACCTTTGATTACGTTTAGCGAAGTTAAACCGAATCAGTTCGAGAGTCCTGTCACTGCCAAACCTAGCCTTAAGTTGATGTTCAAATATTTAGTGAAGACGACGAAGAATAGCGCGAAAGCAGGACCTAAGACTGATTTTTC ATTTGTCTTAAATAAGTGTGTCTTGGAGTTAGACGTGACTCTAATCGACCGAATTTCGGCACTTTTGAACCCTCAACCCATTTGTGTCGTAGCTAAACCCACAAACCCATGGGCAAATAATGTGACTACTCATTTGATCAACGATAGTAACGACTCCAAGTTCGACATTAGGGTGACTTCACCTGCGATGACTGTCAAGCTTAGGTTTCCCATACCAGATTTTCGACCACCACACGACATGAATAAAACTCCCTGGTGGAAGAGACACGTCAGGCCTGATTTCTTGTCGCTGGTTCTGGCAGGAGCCACATTTCAGACTAGCTTTCAAATTAATCAGACTGTGCAGGATTATACTTTGGAGTGCAGGAGTTTGAACATTTTATATCAGGAGGACGCCAATGGCGATGTGATTCCCATAGCGAAGGCAGGGTACGAAGATAAGCCGATGTCGTCTTTGCAGGATGTCCTGACTGAATGCAA GTTGAACATAAAAATCTTTCCTGCCAAACGCCTCAGTCTGGAAGAGCCGTCCCAGCCGACCCAAGAACCCATCTCCACTTCCATCGTTGGTCTGTTGGAAAATCGCAAACCCAACGGTCCTTTCAGCGCCAAAAGAGTGATCCACGAAAGTGACACTCCACACCACAAGTACCAATCAG ATGATTCTAAAGAATTGCTAGTCCCAGGTGACAAATCCGAAATAAATGAGTTTATTAAAACCACAACTTTATCGGCAAGAGTTCGCATTGACGTTTCTCTGCCGATTGTTTCAATGCAGTTGATCTCGAAACGTTTATACGAAACCATCTACAATCGAATCAACAATGATTTGTTACTGTGGGAGCCCAGCGCTCCTAAACCTAAACCTACCAGGCCCGCGTATGACAATATCAACTACGGACCGTTCGGAAATATCGAAATGGAGGGACAGGAGGTGTTTACGCTTTGCAAAAGTGGGATCCAATACG ATTCAGAAAGTGAAAGTGATGACGAAAACGAAGAAgacacaaacattttttactcAACCTATGgctcaaaaatgaaaatttctcaaaaacaaatcgtcaGCGAATCAAAAGAGGAGAGTTATTTAACTATGAATTTACAAATCGGTCGTGGCTTACTCTGTATGTGCACACCGGTGCGTGACGCTACCAGTAATCACGTGATACCCAACCAACAAggcgaatttttgataaacatAGAGGACGCAACGATTTTCCTAGTTAACGGTTATATGGGTGACTCAAATCTAGGTTTCACTTGTTTAGAATTGCACAATGCTCAACTTTACCACTGTG ATATGATTTCGACGCCGAGTCACAGCCCACCATTGAAGGACATTGGGGCAACTCCTGGTAAACATCTTTACCCCACAATTTACAGCTCAGAACCCGGAATGTTGGCCAATAGCAAAGACAGAGGAGGTACTCGCGAGATGGTCACACTTTGTGTCAAAATCCAAGCTAGTCACGAAACGCACCACGTCAAG aatgTATCGATCGCTGCTGGGTTTAATAAAGTTACTCTGAGGCATAGAATGTGCAATGAACCCAATAGTTGGGTGTCACaattaacagatttttttaacgttaccGATTATCCCATTCCGGGATACCACGCTAAGGAGATTTTAACCGAGCTGTTTCTTCATTTCTGGGATTCCGCAATTGACTATCGCCCCAAATACTTGCCCCTAAGATCGGCGATAACGTTAggaaatttcagtatttcgTCGCACTTGAGTGCAGAAGTTAATACCTCAACCTTGAGGTTTATAGCGGAGGAATGCGGGTTGTTTTTGAGTCAGAAAGGGGTGAAGAAAACTGTTTTACCCTACACTGGGCCGGTGGACCTCAAGAGGGATTATGTCAATGTTATCGACTTGGGTTTGTTTGAAATCAGTCTGAAGACATCAGATAAG AAAAATTTCGATACGCCACACTTTGATCTGCGGGCCTCTAATAATATTATCCACATCCGTACCTGCGCCGACAGTGCACGCGCTTTGACACAACTTATCAAATATCTAGCGAATTATGGCGATTTGGTACCACCTGAAGATAGTACTTCGAGTGGAAGTGCTTTTTCAAGCCCTCGCCATTTACCGGAGCAAGAGTTAGTCTCGGTTGAACCGCAAGAAATCGCAAACTTGTCCGAAAGTCAGCACCAACAAATTCATGATCTCATACAAGACGCTTTGGAAGACGTCGaccaaaacacaaatcaag CCAAATCAGATTTGTATACTTACAACGGTACAAAAATGTTCTATTTCCCTGACGAGAAAAATCCAGACTCGGGAAAACCCCTACCTCAAGTAACGACCGAATTGGGGCAAGTGCCCTTTCAACCGAACATTATCGAGTCTGATGACGAGTTCTGTTTTATTGATGAAGAGCCGGGTTATAATATTTTCCCGAAAAATGGCGTACCGGAGATAAAATGGCTGACGGACGATCCGGTCCGCATCGTAGATAATCACTTCGCAGTTCCGAGCGAAAAGTGTGACCCGctgaaaacaccaaagaatTTTCCAACTCCGACTCGAAAATACACTTTGTGTGAAATGAGCATCGTTTGGTACATGTATGGTGGCAATGACTTTGGTCCGCTTGACAAAGAGAAGAAGAAAACTGTCAACTTTTCCGATATGAAGATCAAAGACAGTGTCAGTTTTTCAGCCTTGCAGAAAGATAAAGTCGTGATTGAGAGTGAGAAGATTAGGAAAAAGTCGTGGTTGACTAAGGGGGGCCCTAACCGGGATCATAACGTCTTAATGGAGCTACAACTGAATAAAATCAGATTTCAACACGAGGTGTATCCAGACTCGTCGTCCAAAGCGTCAAGACAGGTGTTGATAGTTGCAGAAATTGAAATGAGAGACAGGCTCAAGAGTAGTcaactgaataaatttttgtaccAGTACATAAGTCAGGTCCGGCCGAAACAATCGAATGCCAATATG ctTGTAATTAAAACGCTCCACATACGTCCCGATCCGCAACTGCGTAGCCAGGAGTGTTGTCTCAAAGTGTCAATTTTGCCGCTTCGTTTTAATATCGATCAGGACGCTTTGCAATTTCTCATTTCATTTTTCTGTGAGTTGGGTAGTGACATGAAAGACG ACGATTTGCAAGTCAACTCAAAACATAATACTCCGGTACATCAGCCGCCTGTAATGACTGTAGGTGAAGACAGTGAGGAGAAGTTGAAAGAAGAAGCGAAGAAAATCGTTGATGAGAATCTTCTGATTTTATTAGAGGagaataaaaatgaagaaaagcCGACGGAAGAGTCTCAACTATCGACAAGTAGCGGGTCCGAGGATAGTCCTGTCTATTTTAG gaaagtaattttttcaccAGATGTGCCTATAAGACTAGATTATCACGGCAAGCACTTCGATTTGAGAACCCACGGTCCGCTCCAAGGACTCTTGATGGGTTTGGCTCAACTAAATTGTTCCGAACTTAGGTTAAAGAGGATTTCGCACAGGCACGGCTTGCTAGGGTTTGAAAAGTTGATGATGTTCCTGATTAAGGAGTGGGTCaatgatattaaaaagaatCAAATTCCTAGTCTTTTAGTGGGCGTGGGGCCGATGTACTCGTTTGTGCAGCTAT TTCAGGGAATCAGAGATTTGTTTTGCTTGCCGTTCGAGCAATACAAGAAAGATGGTCGCTTCTTCAGAGGCCTTCATCGCGGTGCTAATAGTTTTACGACTTCGACGGCAATAGCAGCTTTAGAGCTCACAACGCGGCTTATTCAACTGATTCAA attacggCTGAAACTGCCTTTGATATGTTGACCCCAGGGCCGAGCGTAAAAATTAATCCAAAGACAAAAGTGCGCCGTAAACGATACAGCCAACCCAAGGACATCAGAGAAGGGGTGACCAATGCGTACAAGCTAGTTAAAGAA GGAATTGAGGAAACTGCCGATAATATACTACAAGTGGCTTCACACGAACATGAACAAAAAGGTTACAGTGGTGCTGTCGGGGGTGTTATACGCCAAATACCCCCAACTATAATTAAACCAATTATCATAGCTTCTGAAGCTACCAACAATGTGCTGGGTGGTATGCGCTGCCAGTTGGTACCAGACGCAAGAAAGGAAGCCAATGAAAAATGGCGTAACGAAGATACCTACGATTCATACGAGTGA